GGCTATCCGAGCAACCCGACCGCCTATGTCGCGGATGTGGCGTTTTACGAGAAACTGGTCGCCTTCGCGCGTGAGCATGGGATCTGGATCATCTCCGACCTCGCTTATGCCGAGATCTATTTCGGCGACACGCCGACCCCGTCGATCCTGGCGGTAGAGGGGGCGAAGGAGGTGGCGATCGAGTTCACGTCGATGAGCAAGACCTATTCGATGGCCGGGTGGCGGATCGGGTTCGCGGTCGGCAACCGTGAACTGATCGCGGCGCTGACGCGGGTGAAGTCGTACCTCGATTATGGCGCGTTCACGCCGGTCCAGGCGGCGGCGGTGGCGGCGCTGAACGGGCCGCAGGACTGCATCGCCGAGACTCGCGCGCTCTACAAGAAACGGCGCGACGTGCTGGTCGAGAGCTTTGGCCGGGCCGGGTGGGATATTCCGGTGCCGCAGGCGAGCATGTTCGCCTGGGCCCCGATCCCCGACGCGTTCCAGGCGCTCGGCAGCATGGAATTCTCCAAGCGGCTGCTGGCCGAGGCGGGGGTGGCGGTGGCGCCGGGGGTCGGCTTCGGCGAGGAGGGCGAGGGCTTCGTCCGGATCGCGCTGGTCGAGAACGAGCAACGGCTGCGGCAGGCGGCACGAGGCGTGAAGAAGCTGCTCAAGTCGGGCTGACCGACCCTTTCGCGCCCCCGTGCGTTGACGGGGGATGAGAATGACCAGCCTTGCCCCCGCCCCGCTTGCGGCCGCCATCGTCCTGCTCGGCGGATGCGCCACCACCGGTCCCGTCGGCGGACCGGGGATCGACCCGTTGCTTGCCCGCGGCGAGCAGCCGGGCTGGCAGCTGACGGTGACGCCGGCACGGATCGTCTTCGCCACCGACGACAACAGCCTGGTGGTCGATGAGCCGAACACGGGCGGCATGGTGCCGAAGAACGGTCGCCTGACCGGGCAGCGGATCCAGGTCGAGACGAGGACCCAGCCCTGCGCGCTCACCTCGGCCAATTATGCGCAGACGGTGCGGGTGACGGTCGACGGGCAGGTCCGCAGCGGATGCGGCGGCGACCAGTCGCGCGGGCTGAGCCTTGGCGCCGGGACCTGGACGGTACTGTCGGTCAACAACCGCCCGACCCCGCTGGACCGCCCGTTCACTGCGCAGTTCGAGCGCGGACGGCTGAGCCTGCAGCTTGGCTGCAACCGGCTGAACGCGCCTTATGCGCTGGCCGGACGGGTGCTGAGCACTGGGACGGTGGCCAAGACCCGCATGGCCTGCACCGATCCGAGCTTCGAGGAAGCGGCGGAAAAGGCGCTGGCCCTGCCGTTCGACGTCGAGGCGATCGGGAGCGAGCAGCTGGTGCTGCGCAACCCGCTTGGCACGCTCAACCTTGCGCGCACCCGCAGCTGAGGGCGGCCTAGAAGATCAGGTAGCCCGCGACGTAGCGCCCGACCAGCGCGGTCAGGACGACCGTCGCCCAGCGCCGGCTGCGGACGATCATCGCGGCGACCAGCAGCACCGCCAGCAGCGAGGTCATGACGAGCGAGGCGGGCGCCAGCAGCCGCGGCAGGATCGCCGGGACCGAGGCGTAGAAGATCATCTGCACCACCAGCAGCACGAACAGGATGCCGAGCACGATCCAGCGGATGCGGAAGAAATGGTCGTCGAGGTCGGTGAGCTGGGCGAGGTCGCGGGGAAACACCAGCCGCGCCGCCAGATAATAAGCGCTGGCGAAGGCGGTCACCAGCATCAGGCTTTCGCCGGACACCCGGACCAGCGAGCGAACGCCCCAGGCGGCGTTCCAGAAGGACAGGAGGTCGAGCAGGACGAAGGCGGCGAGCAACGGGCAGAGCCAGCCGATCCGTAGCGTGGGGCGGGACTGCAGCCGCTCCTCGATGCTTCGGGCAAGCCCGCTCAGCACTTCGGCGATCGAAAGGCCGAGCATCAGCCCGTAGAGGGCGAACAGAAATTCGAAGTCGTTCATGATCAGGGCGGATCATGTCCGGCGCCCGGCGGTTTGACTAGAGCCACC
Above is a window of Sphingomonas glaciei DNA encoding:
- a CDS encoding META domain-containing protein, with translation MTSLAPAPLAAAIVLLGGCATTGPVGGPGIDPLLARGEQPGWQLTVTPARIVFATDDNSLVVDEPNTGGMVPKNGRLTGQRIQVETRTQPCALTSANYAQTVRVTVDGQVRSGCGGDQSRGLSLGAGTWTVLSVNNRPTPLDRPFTAQFERGRLSLQLGCNRLNAPYALAGRVLSTGTVAKTRMACTDPSFEEAAEKALALPFDVEAIGSEQLVLRNPLGTLNLARTRS
- a CDS encoding LL-diaminopimelate aminotransferase; translation: MHTDFYRIERLPPYVFAEVNGMRAAMRAEGRDVIDLGMGNPDSPPPAHVVAKLAEVAAKPDAHGYSASKGIPGLRKAQAAYYQRRFGVEVDPDSEVIVTLGSKEGLANLAQAITAPGDVILAPNPSYPIHSFGFIIAGAAIRSIPAAPGEEFFERLRMAMRYTVPRPKVLVIGYPSNPTAYVADVAFYEKLVAFAREHGIWIISDLAYAEIYFGDTPTPSILAVEGAKEVAIEFTSMSKTYSMAGWRIGFAVGNRELIAALTRVKSYLDYGAFTPVQAAAVAALNGPQDCIAETRALYKKRRDVLVESFGRAGWDIPVPQASMFAWAPIPDAFQALGSMEFSKRLLAEAGVAVAPGVGFGEEGEGFVRIALVENEQRLRQAARGVKKLLKSG